The proteins below are encoded in one region of Telopea speciosissima isolate NSW1024214 ecotype Mountain lineage chromosome 10, Tspe_v1, whole genome shotgun sequence:
- the LOC122642725 gene encoding UBP1-associated protein 2A-like isoform X3 has protein sequence MARKRKAASKAQQSSSDDDEKLKTYDSEDQSSEEEEDEEEEQEEEAEEEEVEEEEEEEEEDEEDETSKREQIRKLLEPFGKDQLIEILKEAALKDRSVISNISKAAESDPVQRKIFVHGLGWDATTETLVSAFKQYGQIEECNVVTDKLTGKSKGYGFVLFKTRKGARKALQQPQKKIGNRMTACQLASSGPMPSQPSIDATGRKIYVANVGPHINPEKLRAFFAKFGEIEEGPLGYDRNTGKLKGFAIFVYKTQEGSKKALEEPIKMFEGCTLQCQRAGEGLRDNKSQAAVAAGSAVLPPNDLALTYAMGLNPGMMYQSFNPAAMVGQNPGMGVLNPALDASLNHAAMTPSVGSGLSPSVNRSGTPTVGLSAAYASHTSINSFSPSVIGSYGSQAALQGLGAYQSAQLGQSSAVASAATRSQPGLGLIGAMPSYFGR, from the exons ATGGCGAGGAAGAGAAAGGCTGCTTCCAAAGCACAACAATCTTCTTCCGATGATGATGAAAAGCTAAAAACCTACGACTCCGAAGATCAAtcctctgaagaagaagaagacgaagaagaagaacaagaagaagaagcagaagaagaagaagtcgaagaagaagaagaagaagaagaagaagat gaagaagacgaaacTTCAAAGCGAGAACAAATTCGTAAGCTCTTGGAGCCCTTCGGGAAAGACCAACTAATTGAAATTCTCAAAGAAGCTGCCCTCAAGGACCGCTCAGTCATCTCTAACATCAGCAAAGCTGCAGAATCCGACCCTGTTCAGCGCAAGATATTCGTTCATGGCCTTGGCTGGGACGCCACCactgaaaccctagtttcagctttTAAACAATATGGTCAAATTGAAGAATGCAATGTTGTCACAGATAAGCTTACTGGAAAGTCCAAGGGCTATGGATTTGTGCTCTTTAAGACCCGTAAAGGAGCTCGAAAGGCCCTTCAGCAGCCTCAGAAGAAGATTGGGAACCGCATGACTGCTTGTCAGCTCGCCTCATCGGGTCCCATGCCTAGTCAACCATCTATTGATGCAACTGGTCGCAAGATCTATGTAGCCAATGTTGGCCCTCATATAAACCCAGAGAAGCTTCGAGCTTTCTTCGCTAAATTTGGGGAAATAGAGGAAGGGCCACTGGGTTATGATCGGAACACTGGGAAGCTTAAGGGTTTTGCGATTTTTGTGTACAAGACGCAAGAGGGAAGTAAGAAGGCATTGGAGGAGCCAATAAAGATGTTTGAAGGTTGCACATTGCAGTGTCAAAGAGCAGGTGAAGGCCTCAGGGATAATAAGAGTCAGGCAGCGGTTGCAGCTGGTTCTGCGGTATTGCCGCCCAACGATCTTGCTCTTACTTATGCAATGGGATTGAATCCGGGAATGATGTATCAGAGTTTTAATCCGGCAGCTATGGTTGGTCAGAATCCAGGGATGGGGGTATTGAATCCTGCACTGGATGCATCATTAAATCATGCAGCTATGACTCCCTCTGTTGGTAGTGGATTGTCTCCTTCTGTGAATCGAAGCGGAACTCCAACAGTGGGATTGAGTGCAGCCTATGCCAGTCACACGAGTATCAATAGCTTTAGTCCAAGTGTGATTGGTAGTTATGGTTCTCAGGCAGCTTTGCAAGGGTTGGGAGCTTACCAGAGTGCTCAATTGGGTCAGTCCTCTGCTGTAGCAAGTGCAGCAACAAGGTCTCAACCTGGTCTTGGGCTGATAGGAGCAATGCCTTCGTACTTTGGACGCTAG
- the LOC122642725 gene encoding UBP1-associated protein 2A-like isoform X2, translating into MARKRKAASKAQQSSSDDDEKLKTYDSEDQSSEEEEDEEEEQEEEAEEEEEEDKDEDEDGEEEEEEDETSKREQIRKLLEPFGKDQLIEILKEAALKDRSVISNISKAAESDPVQRKIFVHGLGWDATTETLVSAFKQYGQIEECNVVTDKLTGKSKGYGFVLFKTRKGARKALQQPQKKIGNRMTACQLASSGPMPSQPSIDATGRKIYVANVGPHINPEKLRAFFAKFGEIEEGPLGYDRNTGKLKGFAIFVYKTQEGSKKALEEPIKMFEGCTLQCQRAGEGLRDNKSQAAVAAGSAVLPPNDLALTYAMGLNPGMMYQSFNPAAMVGQNPGMGVLNPALDASLNHAAMTPSVGSGLSPSVNRSGTPTVGLSAAYASHTSINSFSPSVIGSYGSQAALQGLGAYQSAQLGQSSAVASAATRSQPGLGLIGAMPSYFGR; encoded by the exons ATGGCGAGGAAGAGAAAGGCTGCTTCCAAAGCACAACAATCTTCTTCCGATGATGATGAAAAGCTAAAAACCTACGACTCCGAAGATCAAtcctctgaagaagaagaagacgaagaagaagaacaagaagaagaagcagaagaagaagaa gaagaagacaaagatgaagacgaagatggcgaagaagaagaggaagaagacgaaacTTCAAAGCGAGAACAAATTCGTAAGCTCTTGGAGCCCTTCGGGAAAGACCAACTAATTGAAATTCTCAAAGAAGCTGCCCTCAAGGACCGCTCAGTCATCTCTAACATCAGCAAAGCTGCAGAATCCGACCCTGTTCAGCGCAAGATATTCGTTCATGGCCTTGGCTGGGACGCCACCactgaaaccctagtttcagctttTAAACAATATGGTCAAATTGAAGAATGCAATGTTGTCACAGATAAGCTTACTGGAAAGTCCAAGGGCTATGGATTTGTGCTCTTTAAGACCCGTAAAGGAGCTCGAAAGGCCCTTCAGCAGCCTCAGAAGAAGATTGGGAACCGCATGACTGCTTGTCAGCTCGCCTCATCGGGTCCCATGCCTAGTCAACCATCTATTGATGCAACTGGTCGCAAGATCTATGTAGCCAATGTTGGCCCTCATATAAACCCAGAGAAGCTTCGAGCTTTCTTCGCTAAATTTGGGGAAATAGAGGAAGGGCCACTGGGTTATGATCGGAACACTGGGAAGCTTAAGGGTTTTGCGATTTTTGTGTACAAGACGCAAGAGGGAAGTAAGAAGGCATTGGAGGAGCCAATAAAGATGTTTGAAGGTTGCACATTGCAGTGTCAAAGAGCAGGTGAAGGCCTCAGGGATAATAAGAGTCAGGCAGCGGTTGCAGCTGGTTCTGCGGTATTGCCGCCCAACGATCTTGCTCTTACTTATGCAATGGGATTGAATCCGGGAATGATGTATCAGAGTTTTAATCCGGCAGCTATGGTTGGTCAGAATCCAGGGATGGGGGTATTGAATCCTGCACTGGATGCATCATTAAATCATGCAGCTATGACTCCCTCTGTTGGTAGTGGATTGTCTCCTTCTGTGAATCGAAGCGGAACTCCAACAGTGGGATTGAGTGCAGCCTATGCCAGTCACACGAGTATCAATAGCTTTAGTCCAAGTGTGATTGGTAGTTATGGTTCTCAGGCAGCTTTGCAAGGGTTGGGAGCTTACCAGAGTGCTCAATTGGGTCAGTCCTCTGCTGTAGCAAGTGCAGCAACAAGGTCTCAACCTGGTCTTGGGCTGATAGGAGCAATGCCTTCGTACTTTGGACGCTAG
- the LOC122642725 gene encoding UBP1-associated protein 2A-like isoform X1, with protein MARKRKAASKAQQSSSDDDEKLKTYDSEDQSSEEEEDEEEEQEEEAEEEEVEEEEEEEEEDVSSSEEEEEDKDEDEDGEEEEEEDETSKREQIRKLLEPFGKDQLIEILKEAALKDRSVISNISKAAESDPVQRKIFVHGLGWDATTETLVSAFKQYGQIEECNVVTDKLTGKSKGYGFVLFKTRKGARKALQQPQKKIGNRMTACQLASSGPMPSQPSIDATGRKIYVANVGPHINPEKLRAFFAKFGEIEEGPLGYDRNTGKLKGFAIFVYKTQEGSKKALEEPIKMFEGCTLQCQRAGEGLRDNKSQAAVAAGSAVLPPNDLALTYAMGLNPGMMYQSFNPAAMVGQNPGMGVLNPALDASLNHAAMTPSVGSGLSPSVNRSGTPTVGLSAAYASHTSINSFSPSVIGSYGSQAALQGLGAYQSAQLGQSSAVASAATRSQPGLGLIGAMPSYFGR; from the coding sequence ATGGCGAGGAAGAGAAAGGCTGCTTCCAAAGCACAACAATCTTCTTCCGATGATGATGAAAAGCTAAAAACCTACGACTCCGAAGATCAAtcctctgaagaagaagaagacgaagaagaagaacaagaagaagaagcagaagaagaagaagtcgaagaagaagaagaagaagaagaagaagatgtatCTTCgtctgaagaagaggaagaagacaaagatgaagacgaagatggcgaagaagaagaggaagaagacgaaacTTCAAAGCGAGAACAAATTCGTAAGCTCTTGGAGCCCTTCGGGAAAGACCAACTAATTGAAATTCTCAAAGAAGCTGCCCTCAAGGACCGCTCAGTCATCTCTAACATCAGCAAAGCTGCAGAATCCGACCCTGTTCAGCGCAAGATATTCGTTCATGGCCTTGGCTGGGACGCCACCactgaaaccctagtttcagctttTAAACAATATGGTCAAATTGAAGAATGCAATGTTGTCACAGATAAGCTTACTGGAAAGTCCAAGGGCTATGGATTTGTGCTCTTTAAGACCCGTAAAGGAGCTCGAAAGGCCCTTCAGCAGCCTCAGAAGAAGATTGGGAACCGCATGACTGCTTGTCAGCTCGCCTCATCGGGTCCCATGCCTAGTCAACCATCTATTGATGCAACTGGTCGCAAGATCTATGTAGCCAATGTTGGCCCTCATATAAACCCAGAGAAGCTTCGAGCTTTCTTCGCTAAATTTGGGGAAATAGAGGAAGGGCCACTGGGTTATGATCGGAACACTGGGAAGCTTAAGGGTTTTGCGATTTTTGTGTACAAGACGCAAGAGGGAAGTAAGAAGGCATTGGAGGAGCCAATAAAGATGTTTGAAGGTTGCACATTGCAGTGTCAAAGAGCAGGTGAAGGCCTCAGGGATAATAAGAGTCAGGCAGCGGTTGCAGCTGGTTCTGCGGTATTGCCGCCCAACGATCTTGCTCTTACTTATGCAATGGGATTGAATCCGGGAATGATGTATCAGAGTTTTAATCCGGCAGCTATGGTTGGTCAGAATCCAGGGATGGGGGTATTGAATCCTGCACTGGATGCATCATTAAATCATGCAGCTATGACTCCCTCTGTTGGTAGTGGATTGTCTCCTTCTGTGAATCGAAGCGGAACTCCAACAGTGGGATTGAGTGCAGCCTATGCCAGTCACACGAGTATCAATAGCTTTAGTCCAAGTGTGATTGGTAGTTATGGTTCTCAGGCAGCTTTGCAAGGGTTGGGAGCTTACCAGAGTGCTCAATTGGGTCAGTCCTCTGCTGTAGCAAGTGCAGCAACAAGGTCTCAACCTGGTCTTGGGCTGATAGGAGCAATGCCTTCGTACTTTGGACGCTAG
- the LOC122642725 gene encoding UBP1-associated protein 2A-like isoform X4, with amino-acid sequence MARKRKAASKAQQSSSDDDEKLKTYDSEDQSSEEEEDEEEEQEEEEDKDEDEDGEEEEEEDETSKREQIRKLLEPFGKDQLIEILKEAALKDRSVISNISKAAESDPVQRKIFVHGLGWDATTETLVSAFKQYGQIEECNVVTDKLTGKSKGYGFVLFKTRKGARKALQQPQKKIGNRMTACQLASSGPMPSQPSIDATGRKIYVANVGPHINPEKLRAFFAKFGEIEEGPLGYDRNTGKLKGFAIFVYKTQEGSKKALEEPIKMFEGCTLQCQRAGEGLRDNKSQAAVAAGSAVLPPNDLALTYAMGLNPGMMYQSFNPAAMVGQNPGMGVLNPALDASLNHAAMTPSVGSGLSPSVNRSGTPTVGLSAAYASHTSINSFSPSVIGSYGSQAALQGLGAYQSAQLGQSSAVASAATRSQPGLGLIGAMPSYFGR; translated from the exons ATGGCGAGGAAGAGAAAGGCTGCTTCCAAAGCACAACAATCTTCTTCCGATGATGATGAAAAGCTAAAAACCTACGACTCCGAAGATCAAtcctctgaagaagaagaagacgaagaagaagaacaagaagaa gaagaagacaaagatgaagacgaagatggcgaagaagaagaggaagaagacgaaacTTCAAAGCGAGAACAAATTCGTAAGCTCTTGGAGCCCTTCGGGAAAGACCAACTAATTGAAATTCTCAAAGAAGCTGCCCTCAAGGACCGCTCAGTCATCTCTAACATCAGCAAAGCTGCAGAATCCGACCCTGTTCAGCGCAAGATATTCGTTCATGGCCTTGGCTGGGACGCCACCactgaaaccctagtttcagctttTAAACAATATGGTCAAATTGAAGAATGCAATGTTGTCACAGATAAGCTTACTGGAAAGTCCAAGGGCTATGGATTTGTGCTCTTTAAGACCCGTAAAGGAGCTCGAAAGGCCCTTCAGCAGCCTCAGAAGAAGATTGGGAACCGCATGACTGCTTGTCAGCTCGCCTCATCGGGTCCCATGCCTAGTCAACCATCTATTGATGCAACTGGTCGCAAGATCTATGTAGCCAATGTTGGCCCTCATATAAACCCAGAGAAGCTTCGAGCTTTCTTCGCTAAATTTGGGGAAATAGAGGAAGGGCCACTGGGTTATGATCGGAACACTGGGAAGCTTAAGGGTTTTGCGATTTTTGTGTACAAGACGCAAGAGGGAAGTAAGAAGGCATTGGAGGAGCCAATAAAGATGTTTGAAGGTTGCACATTGCAGTGTCAAAGAGCAGGTGAAGGCCTCAGGGATAATAAGAGTCAGGCAGCGGTTGCAGCTGGTTCTGCGGTATTGCCGCCCAACGATCTTGCTCTTACTTATGCAATGGGATTGAATCCGGGAATGATGTATCAGAGTTTTAATCCGGCAGCTATGGTTGGTCAGAATCCAGGGATGGGGGTATTGAATCCTGCACTGGATGCATCATTAAATCATGCAGCTATGACTCCCTCTGTTGGTAGTGGATTGTCTCCTTCTGTGAATCGAAGCGGAACTCCAACAGTGGGATTGAGTGCAGCCTATGCCAGTCACACGAGTATCAATAGCTTTAGTCCAAGTGTGATTGGTAGTTATGGTTCTCAGGCAGCTTTGCAAGGGTTGGGAGCTTACCAGAGTGCTCAATTGGGTCAGTCCTCTGCTGTAGCAAGTGCAGCAACAAGGTCTCAACCTGGTCTTGGGCTGATAGGAGCAATGCCTTCGTACTTTGGACGCTAG